From the Solanum stenotomum isolate F172 chromosome 4, ASM1918654v1, whole genome shotgun sequence genome, one window contains:
- the LOC125861945 gene encoding splicing factor U2af large subunit A-like isoform X1 — protein MDSNENGLTQLTPSDTGGDNEIAGVDNGEEEHNSSKRRSSSKPSSRDYEGERESSRSRDREGEKGRDKDRGRSRDKDRDREKDRDRRHSDRSERSRTKGRDDDANVSDGGPESREYWQKDYDRERDERHKHRSKSYEREREERHRHRSKSYDKDREERDRHRSKSYDKDREDRHGRRSHSRGTSSHRSRSRSGSRSRSKSKRVSGFDMAPPTSALLSGAPALIASAGLLPGTAPAIPGMLPNMFPLASGPLGAIPVLPVQAMTQQATRHARRVYVGGLPPTANEQSVATYFNHVMSAIGGNTAGPGDAVVNVYINHEKKFAFVEMRSVEEASNAMALDGIIFEGTQVKVRRPTDYNPSLAATLGPSQPNPNLNLAAVGLSPGSTGGLEGPDRIFVGGLPYYFTEAQIRELLESFGPLRGFNLVKDKETGNSKGYAFCVYADVSVTDIACTALNGIKMGDKTLTVRRASQGTLQPKPEQEIVLMHAQQQIALQRLMLQPGGPPTKVLCLTHVVSPDELKDDEDYEDIVEDMRMECGKFGNLVNLVIPRPRTDGEPTPGVGKVFLEYADVESSSRAQQGLNGRKFGGNEVVAVFYPENKFSEGDYEG, from the exons ATGGATTCCAATGAAAATGGGCTTACTCAGCTCACTCCTAGTGATACTGGTGGTGATAATGAAATAGCTGGTGTGGATAACGGAGAAGAAGAGCATAACTCGAGCAAGAGAAGATCAAGCTCTAAG CCTAGTTCCCGTGATTATGAGGGTGAAAGAGAATCTTCAAGAAGCAGAGACAGAGAGGGGGAAAAAGGACGTGATAAGGACAGAGGTAGGAGCAGAGACAAAGATAGAGATCGGGAAAAAGATCGCGATCGTCGCCACAGCGATCGAAGCGAGAGGAGTAGGACTAAAGGTAGAGATGATGATGCTAACGTTTCTGATGGTGGTCCTGAGAGTCGGGAATACTG GCAGAAAGATTATGATAGAGAGAGGGATGAGAGGCACAAACATAGGTCAAAATCTTATGAGAGAGAGCGGGAGGAAAGGCATAGACACAGGTCCAAATCATACGACAAGGATAGAGAGGAAAGGGATAGGCACAG GTCAAAATCCTATGACAAAGATCGAGAGGATAGGCACGGACGTAGATCTCACTCAAGGGGAACATCTAGTCATAGGTCCAGATCACGTTCTGGGTCTCGTTCACGCTCCAAAAG CAAAAGGGTCAGTGGGTTTGACATGGCACCTCCTACTTCTGCTCTGTTATCTGGTGCTCCTGCTCTTATAG CTTCTGCAGGTCTACTCCCTGGCACTGCCCCAGCTATTCCTGGAATGCTTCCTAACATGTTCCCTTTGGCCTCTGGACCG CTTGGAGCTATTCCTGTTCTGCCAGTTCAGGCAATGACTCAGCAG GCAACGAGACATGCAAGGCGAGTTTACGTTGGTGGACTTCCTCCAACTGCAAATGAACAG TCAGTGGCTACATACTTCAATCATGTTATGTCAGCTATTGGTGGAAACACTGCCGGTCCAG GTGATGCGGTCGTTAATGTTTATATAAACCATGAGAAAAAGTTTGCATTTGTTGAGATGAGATCTGTGGAGGAGGCCAGCAATGCCATGGCCTTAGATGGCATTATCTTTGAG GGAACACAAGTTAAGGTCAGAAGACCGACTGACTATAATCCCTCTCTGGCTGCAACTCTTGGTCCGAGCCAACCGAATCCAAACCTTAACCTTGCTGCAGTAGGATTATCACCAGGATCCACTGGTGGGCTTGAAGGTCCTGACCGTATTTTTGTGGGAGGCCTGCCTTACTATTTCACTGAAGCTCAGATTAGGGAGTTGCTGGAGTCCTTTGGCCCTCTTCGGGGGTTTAATCTGGTCAAAGATAAAGAAACTGGAAACTCGAAAGGCTATGCGTTTTGTGTCTATGCTGATGTGTCAGTAACAGATATTGCCTGTACAGCTCTGAATGGTATTAAGATGGGTGATAAAACTCTTACTGTCAGGCGTGCAAGTCAAGGTACTTTACAGCCTAAGCCAGAGCAGGAGATTGTATTAATGCATGCTCAGCAACAAATAGCACTGCAG AGACTCATGCTACAACCTGGAGGACCTCCTACTAAAGTCTTATGCCTAACACATGTGGTTAGCCCGGATGAGCTCAAAGATGATGAAGACTACGAAGATATAGTGGAAGATATGAGAATGGAATGTGGGAAATTTG GTAATTTAGTGAATTTAGTCATCCCACGCCCAAGGACCGATGGTGAACCTACACCTGGGGTTGGAAAG GTCTTTTTGGAGTATGCGGATGTGGAGAGTTCTTCGAGAGCTCAACAAGGATTGAATGGCAGAAAATTTGGAGGAAACGAAGTTGTTGCTGTCTTTTATCCAGAGAACAAGTTCTCCGAGGGGGACTATGAGGGCTAG
- the LOC125861945 gene encoding splicing factor U2af large subunit B-like isoform X3 produces the protein MLPNMFPLASGPLGAIPVLPVQAMTQQATRHARRVYVGGLPPTANEQSVATYFNHVMSAIGGNTAGPGDAVVNVYINHEKKFAFVEMRSVEEASNAMALDGIIFEGTQVKVRRPTDYNPSLAATLGPSQPNPNLNLAAVGLSPGSTGGLEGPDRIFVGGLPYYFTEAQIRELLESFGPLRGFNLVKDKETGNSKGYAFCVYADVSVTDIACTALNGIKMGDKTLTVRRASQGTLQPKPEQEIVLMHAQQQIALQRLMLQPGGPPTKVLCLTHVVSPDELKDDEDYEDIVEDMRMECGKFGNLVNLVIPRPRTDGEPTPGVGKVFLEYADVESSSRAQQGLNGRKFGGNEVVAVFYPENKFSEGDYEG, from the exons ATGCTTCCTAACATGTTCCCTTTGGCCTCTGGACCG CTTGGAGCTATTCCTGTTCTGCCAGTTCAGGCAATGACTCAGCAG GCAACGAGACATGCAAGGCGAGTTTACGTTGGTGGACTTCCTCCAACTGCAAATGAACAG TCAGTGGCTACATACTTCAATCATGTTATGTCAGCTATTGGTGGAAACACTGCCGGTCCAG GTGATGCGGTCGTTAATGTTTATATAAACCATGAGAAAAAGTTTGCATTTGTTGAGATGAGATCTGTGGAGGAGGCCAGCAATGCCATGGCCTTAGATGGCATTATCTTTGAG GGAACACAAGTTAAGGTCAGAAGACCGACTGACTATAATCCCTCTCTGGCTGCAACTCTTGGTCCGAGCCAACCGAATCCAAACCTTAACCTTGCTGCAGTAGGATTATCACCAGGATCCACTGGTGGGCTTGAAGGTCCTGACCGTATTTTTGTGGGAGGCCTGCCTTACTATTTCACTGAAGCTCAGATTAGGGAGTTGCTGGAGTCCTTTGGCCCTCTTCGGGGGTTTAATCTGGTCAAAGATAAAGAAACTGGAAACTCGAAAGGCTATGCGTTTTGTGTCTATGCTGATGTGTCAGTAACAGATATTGCCTGTACAGCTCTGAATGGTATTAAGATGGGTGATAAAACTCTTACTGTCAGGCGTGCAAGTCAAGGTACTTTACAGCCTAAGCCAGAGCAGGAGATTGTATTAATGCATGCTCAGCAACAAATAGCACTGCAG AGACTCATGCTACAACCTGGAGGACCTCCTACTAAAGTCTTATGCCTAACACATGTGGTTAGCCCGGATGAGCTCAAAGATGATGAAGACTACGAAGATATAGTGGAAGATATGAGAATGGAATGTGGGAAATTTG GTAATTTAGTGAATTTAGTCATCCCACGCCCAAGGACCGATGGTGAACCTACACCTGGGGTTGGAAAG GTCTTTTTGGAGTATGCGGATGTGGAGAGTTCTTCGAGAGCTCAACAAGGATTGAATGGCAGAAAATTTGGAGGAAACGAAGTTGTTGCTGTCTTTTATCCAGAGAACAAGTTCTCCGAGGGGGACTATGAGGGCTAG
- the LOC125861945 gene encoding splicing factor U2af large subunit A-like isoform X2: protein MDSNENGLTQLTPSDTGGDNEIAGVDNGEEEHNSSKRRSSSKPSSRDYEGERESSRSRDREGEKGRDKDRGRSRDKDRDREKDRDRRHSDRSERSRTKGRDDDANVSDGGPESREYWQKDYDRERDERHKHRSKSYEREREERHRHRSKSYDKDREERDRHRSKSYDKDREDRHGRRSHSRGTSSHRSRSRSGSRSRSKSKRVSGFDMAPPTSALLSGAPALIGLLPGTAPAIPGMLPNMFPLASGPLGAIPVLPVQAMTQQATRHARRVYVGGLPPTANEQSVATYFNHVMSAIGGNTAGPGDAVVNVYINHEKKFAFVEMRSVEEASNAMALDGIIFEGTQVKVRRPTDYNPSLAATLGPSQPNPNLNLAAVGLSPGSTGGLEGPDRIFVGGLPYYFTEAQIRELLESFGPLRGFNLVKDKETGNSKGYAFCVYADVSVTDIACTALNGIKMGDKTLTVRRASQGTLQPKPEQEIVLMHAQQQIALQRLMLQPGGPPTKVLCLTHVVSPDELKDDEDYEDIVEDMRMECGKFGNLVNLVIPRPRTDGEPTPGVGKVFLEYADVESSSRAQQGLNGRKFGGNEVVAVFYPENKFSEGDYEG from the exons ATGGATTCCAATGAAAATGGGCTTACTCAGCTCACTCCTAGTGATACTGGTGGTGATAATGAAATAGCTGGTGTGGATAACGGAGAAGAAGAGCATAACTCGAGCAAGAGAAGATCAAGCTCTAAG CCTAGTTCCCGTGATTATGAGGGTGAAAGAGAATCTTCAAGAAGCAGAGACAGAGAGGGGGAAAAAGGACGTGATAAGGACAGAGGTAGGAGCAGAGACAAAGATAGAGATCGGGAAAAAGATCGCGATCGTCGCCACAGCGATCGAAGCGAGAGGAGTAGGACTAAAGGTAGAGATGATGATGCTAACGTTTCTGATGGTGGTCCTGAGAGTCGGGAATACTG GCAGAAAGATTATGATAGAGAGAGGGATGAGAGGCACAAACATAGGTCAAAATCTTATGAGAGAGAGCGGGAGGAAAGGCATAGACACAGGTCCAAATCATACGACAAGGATAGAGAGGAAAGGGATAGGCACAG GTCAAAATCCTATGACAAAGATCGAGAGGATAGGCACGGACGTAGATCTCACTCAAGGGGAACATCTAGTCATAGGTCCAGATCACGTTCTGGGTCTCGTTCACGCTCCAAAAG CAAAAGGGTCAGTGGGTTTGACATGGCACCTCCTACTTCTGCTCTGTTATCTGGTGCTCCTGCTCTTATAG GTCTACTCCCTGGCACTGCCCCAGCTATTCCTGGAATGCTTCCTAACATGTTCCCTTTGGCCTCTGGACCG CTTGGAGCTATTCCTGTTCTGCCAGTTCAGGCAATGACTCAGCAG GCAACGAGACATGCAAGGCGAGTTTACGTTGGTGGACTTCCTCCAACTGCAAATGAACAG TCAGTGGCTACATACTTCAATCATGTTATGTCAGCTATTGGTGGAAACACTGCCGGTCCAG GTGATGCGGTCGTTAATGTTTATATAAACCATGAGAAAAAGTTTGCATTTGTTGAGATGAGATCTGTGGAGGAGGCCAGCAATGCCATGGCCTTAGATGGCATTATCTTTGAG GGAACACAAGTTAAGGTCAGAAGACCGACTGACTATAATCCCTCTCTGGCTGCAACTCTTGGTCCGAGCCAACCGAATCCAAACCTTAACCTTGCTGCAGTAGGATTATCACCAGGATCCACTGGTGGGCTTGAAGGTCCTGACCGTATTTTTGTGGGAGGCCTGCCTTACTATTTCACTGAAGCTCAGATTAGGGAGTTGCTGGAGTCCTTTGGCCCTCTTCGGGGGTTTAATCTGGTCAAAGATAAAGAAACTGGAAACTCGAAAGGCTATGCGTTTTGTGTCTATGCTGATGTGTCAGTAACAGATATTGCCTGTACAGCTCTGAATGGTATTAAGATGGGTGATAAAACTCTTACTGTCAGGCGTGCAAGTCAAGGTACTTTACAGCCTAAGCCAGAGCAGGAGATTGTATTAATGCATGCTCAGCAACAAATAGCACTGCAG AGACTCATGCTACAACCTGGAGGACCTCCTACTAAAGTCTTATGCCTAACACATGTGGTTAGCCCGGATGAGCTCAAAGATGATGAAGACTACGAAGATATAGTGGAAGATATGAGAATGGAATGTGGGAAATTTG GTAATTTAGTGAATTTAGTCATCCCACGCCCAAGGACCGATGGTGAACCTACACCTGGGGTTGGAAAG GTCTTTTTGGAGTATGCGGATGTGGAGAGTTCTTCGAGAGCTCAACAAGGATTGAATGGCAGAAAATTTGGAGGAAACGAAGTTGTTGCTGTCTTTTATCCAGAGAACAAGTTCTCCGAGGGGGACTATGAGGGCTAG